ATAGCGCAACCATCGACATTCCCCTCGGGGTACATTATTGAATTGTTCAATGTTCTTGTACTGAAAGTCGATGCACACTACATAATCTTGGTGTTCTTACAAGATTAGCATGATGTTTTATCCTTGTATTATGGTGTTCTGTTGCTTGTAGGATCctaagaagaaggagagagagcTGCTGTCATGGGAGCAGGACCTGAAACGGCGGGAACAGGTTCAGTCGAACATCTTTTCATTCCTATTGATCCTATGAGATCACTTCCATAATCAACTAGAATTTTTTAGGTGCCATGTGTTCATTTTAATTGGTATAGAACTCTTTCTCAGTGTTGATTTTGTTAACCAAGTCCTAAAAAGTGTGGGATTTGCTGCAGGATATTAAACGGAGGGAGGATGCAATGAACAGAGGTAGATCTACTATACCATTTGCTTTATGCTTCAGTGTGTTCAGTTTCGTCAGAGTACTGAAGATTCATTTGTTTGCGCAGCTGGTGTCACTGTGGAAGTGAGAAATTGGCCGCAGTTCTATCCCATCATACATCATGATATAGCCAGCGAAATACCAATCCATGCTCAAAAGTTGCAATACACGGCGTTTGCTAGCTGGCTAGGTACTTGACTTTGAACCTATATATCTTTCCCTATTTCTTGAAATCATAGCTGATATTTTTTTCACCCTGAATTGCCATTCATAGAGTTCATCATTTGTGTTGGTTCTTTTTTCCAGGACTGATTGCCTGTCTTGTTTGGAATCTGTTTGCTGTGTTGGTGGAATCAATTCATACTGATGGTGACCAATGTTTCAACGTCCAGTCAATCCTCTTCAGTATATATGTACATTTTTTTCTGATAGATTTCTGATTTGCAGACATCGTTATTTTCCTCCTCGCTGTAATCTATGCAATATCTGGGTGTCCTCTTTCATACATACTTTGGTACAGACCTCTGTACCGTGCCATGAGGTTTCTTCAAACTATTTCAAGTTTCGGTCATTATTAAACAGCACTTTATAGATATGCAAATTTTGAACTTGGTTCTCTGCCATCTGTTGTCCAGAACTGACAGCATGGTAGCCTTCGGCCAGTTCTTCGTCTTCTACTCGGTAATTTTCTGTGTTTAGTCAAGTTTCATGAATCTCAAATTTAAAATCTTGGAAAATTCTAGAAAAGTAAAATTTCTACTAATATATTCTCATAGCTTGAATTTTCTCACCTTTTCGATTAGAAAAGTTTTCTCACTCGTCATCTTCTGATCATATAATGGAATTCTATGTACTGAGTATCACAATGGCTTGATATGTGCCAGGTGCATGTTGGATTTTGTGTCATTGCTGCAATTGCTCCTCCAATAATATTTAGGGGAAAAACTCTCACGTGAGTATAATTAGTAAAGTTCTATTTTTTTCTGAATTTCCTTTGCGATTTCTCACCACCATTTCTTTACTAAATCAGGGGTGTTCTTGTTGCAATAGAAGTTTTAGATGGAGATATATTCAATGGCGTAAGCTGTCCTGCattatttattttttaataaCATTTTTATCTCAGTTCATGATCCTTTAAGCTAAGTGAAATCCCTTCTGAGAGAACTAATAGTCAGATTTTTTGGAGTACCGCAGGTGCTTTATCTTTTCGGTTTTGCACTGTTTACCTTGGAATCTCTTATAAGCATCTGGGTGCTTGAGGTCATTGCCTATTTCTTCATTTATTTCATCCTTTTCTTGTTTAGCTGCTTATTACAGTTTATCTTTATGAACTCATCTGATTTGGCAAAGATGAAAGTCCTAGCATCAGTTGCATGAATTTTATAAATTCCTCACTCAATTACTGCATCAGATAAGTTTTTCCTGTATCAttatcatttttttttgtttgtatgAGTATTGCTCTCCGCATCTACCACGCGGTATCATTATCAAATTTACTGCAACTGTATACTAAACTGGTGGTACCATGATCCTGATCCCTCTCTCTTTTTTGTAACTCTTTTTGCAGAGAGTGTACATGTATTTCAGAGGGCATAGGTGAAGAATGGCAATGAGATAATGAAGTCATTCAGAAAAGTAGTTTATCTGAGAGCAATATCAGGGTGATAGGGTGTAAAGCAGAAAGTTCAAGATTAGAAAATAATGAATTCGCTATGCCTGGTTATTTTTTTAGAAGATAATTTTTTTGATAAGGCTGTGCCTAGTTATTGTTGTGTTCAGATCTATTGCGATGTTTGAATGGTAGTGTTAGTCCCCCATCAAAAATCAGTTGCAGAGGTTTAGAAAGGAAATGCTATGATCAGATGTTAATCCTTTGGTCAGAATAGTATGTGTGTTCCACCATTTGACATCCCCAAGTTAATAGTTGTATCTGTGTTTATGTTTCCAATCTATTTCAGATTTATCAGTATACTCTGTGTTAAGGGTATTATAGTCATTGTACTAATCTAGTATTTGGGTGCTCTCATGTACTACATATACCCCATTTGGGGCTGTTCAATAGAACTGATTATCCATCCATTCCTCCTCTTCTCTCATTCTAACACTATGGAGGCAAGTTTAACCCTTAAGACAAACATGCATCCTTCTAATGTTTAAGTTACAAACTTTCTCAGTCGACTCTAAGTCCTGTTTTGATCCATGGAATGATGCTCATCTGAAAATTTCGAAATATGCTCTAACATATCATCAGATGAGCGAATTTTGCAGTATCTACTCCTAGCTATGACCACAAAAAATGGAGTCTCAGCAATACGTGGTACCCATAAATTTATCATTATGTCCCAATGGACGATAAATTAAACAAGAAGAGATACATGAGCAATATTCAGTTCATTTGGCGGTGTAGCACATAGGTCAGAACATACTCAGAAGAAAAGGGTCAGATTCTTCGCATCTTTAGTTCTATGGAAATAATAACAGCACCTAGCAGGTGCATGCAATGCTCAATCAAGGAACAACTGATTGCATACAGAAATACGATTGTTCTTAACATTACGTAATCtcctggtacaactaaacaatgATTCCTGATGTCCTACAAGAACATGCTAATCAATCTCATACTGTTACACAAACTGTGGGAATATGATCTCCAGTTCTGCTTTTGTCTAGTTTGATTTGGATATTACAGAACATTACGAGTCGGAGTCATCTCCAGAAAGGTTTGACTCTGACCTGCCTTGCCTCTTCAATCCCTCCTGAATTCGATCTTTAATGGCAGTTTCCTGTCGAAGGAACGAAACCAAACCAAATGCAGTTTGTGGTCACAAATTACTTCTAGAAATGATAGGTTACTAGAATATTCCTTATAACTTGCTTACCATCATGTGGCAACCTTCCTCAAACTTCTCAAGAAACCCAACAATCCAACGGTCTGCATTCTCCATCCACTCCACAGGGTTGGTTCCAGCTATCTTTGCCGCACTGTGAAACTGCGTGTGCATCACATTTGATATCAGAGTTTTACGAATCATGTGAAGGTCTGTCTCAAAATAGTTGCAAAGCAACTTGATCACCTTCTCTTGATGCTCCTTCACCTTCTCCCTTAGCTTGCTAATCCCCATGTTGACTCTCAGTTGCTTCTCCTGATCAAATCACAACAAAATGACACGATTGAGAGGCTATTCTCATTCTCCTGTCTTCGGGAGAAATTCCTGTGGACGAACAAATCACCTTAACATAGCTGACGCCAAGGTCTTTACGGCTGTACCCCCGGGTCAGATTCCGCATAATGTACTGGTTGTAGTCCTTCAAGATCCTCATGATGATGTCCGATGTCGAGATGCCCTCAGTGcgctttgtctccttgaacttccCAATAGCTTTCACCTGCATAGACACAATCATCTGGCATTCCTTCACCTGATCATCAGAATTCATAGATGCCTAAATGACAAAACGGGGAGATTCAAAGGTCCTAACAAATTCATAGACATCATTGGCAGCTCCACTCGTGTCAGCATATCTGAAACAGTCAGATTGCATTAGTCACCTCTCCTTTGATCATTTGGTCAAACTTTGTTGCATCAACACACACTTACGGGAGCGCGTCGTGAGCGACATAGTCGATGTTGTGCTTGTGGATGAACTCCTGGTTGATCACCCATGGAGCATCCGGTATAACCTCGTCAACCCACCTTTGGAATTCAATACAGGTAACCAAAATAGTCAGAGAGAACCCCCATCAGTTTCGGTGGCAGTGCCACCACTGAAACCCTGAAAAATGGGGAGGTGGAAGCTTACTTGCAATGCCGAAGCGATTCATAGCGCTCGTCCTCGGTCATGACGGTCTTTCCTTTGTACATGTGGGTGATCTCATCACTGCAGCAACCTACCAGCAAGTAGGTGTTGGGAAATCTGCCGAGAGAAATTTAGCAGAATTCAAGTTAAAAACTGATATCAGAATATATGAATTTCCGGACTTTTCaccatttcttttttttaaacGAACTTTTCATCATTTCTTCTAACTAATCACCTATACTATTTATATCGCTAAATAATCAGCAAGCAGTCTGCCAATCTTTTCAGGACAATTAATGACAGTTGGTAGCTGCATGTTCGACCAGTTCCACATGGATTTTCTTTTTGATGTTCAAATTAATGAGTAAACGAAAATAAAACAATCTGAGCGACTTTACAGGATCTCTGAATAATCCAGTTGCGAGGTAAGCACAGGATCTGGAACGAGGCAAAATAAGACGGGAAAAATTAAAGATCGAATGCATGGCGAGGCGCTCACGACTTCTTAGCCTGTTCGAGCGCGCGCGCATGACCGAAGTGGAAGAGATCGTAGATGCCGTCGGCGTACACCCTGAGAGGCCGCGCGTCGGAGCTCACCGACGATGGCGAGGTCTCCGCCACAGCCTCTATCGCCGGCTGCTGGTGCGGCGCCGGCGCCTGTGGCGAAGACATGGGATCGTACCAAACCGtctgcgccgccgccggcggcggcgtcgccgttgccgttgccgttgcctCCGGGACGGCCGCGTCCTCCGCTGGCTTCATCGGCACCGCTGGATCCTGGTCCGTGGCGACGAAAAAAGGGCGGCAACTGTTTTGGTGGACGCGGGAAAATAACGACCGGCGCAACTGGAACGGCCAAAGGGGAAAAAGTGACGGTTGGTAGATTGCAGGAACGCTGTGGGTCGCACAATTCGAGGGAGGCCGTTGCTATTTACGGAACGGCGAAGGGGAAATGCTGTGGGTATACGTACTAGTAAATTTTTTTACAATGGCCGGGGGGATTTATTTCATTTGTGAAGTTTCTTATTCGCAACGCGTTGTATATGATAGAATTTGCTAGAAAAATCTTAGCAATTCTAAGTTTTCTTTGTTCCGAAACTATGCAATCACATGTTCTCCATCCTGCTATGCTCAAAACTTGGGTATGATCTCGTAGGCAGCACCGCATCAGTGCTGCTTGCTCCTTTTTAGCAACAAAATTGGAAGGCTGCCCCGTCAGGACTGCCTTATGATGAACTAAATGGGTTAAGAGTCTGGATATGGTGATTTAATTCGACTCATATTGTTGTTGGTTTGAAATGTATAATTCCAAAGCAAAAGAAAAGAGGATTTGGAAAATGTTTCAGGTTCCTGCTCTTTTTCTTGAATGAATGCTCAAAAGCATGTCATTTTTACTAATACATACACCTGGGGTCTGAGGCTGCAAAGCATGATAACCTTCAGAAAGTTCAGTATTTTTTCCACATAATACCATGATTGTAACCTTCATCGTTGTGCAACGCCAATATCAGGTTGTTTACATCAATAAACATAATTCATAGGAAAAGGATATGGACAGCCCTAACACTGAAATATGTAAGTGAAGACACATTGACACAAAGACAACATTCTTGTATTACACCTGTGGTCTTCAACATCACTATTTTTCCAATAAGGGAGAAGATTAGAAAATACCACAAAGGAAAATTAGCAAAACATACAAGCCAGccgaagaaagagaagaacatcTGAATTAGTCTGCAATTCTGCATTGCAGGGGTAACGACAGGGCAGGTGATCTTGTTTCGAAGGTCTGTACTCACTGCTGCTGAGGTTGACCTCCAAGAACCTTCCTAATGCTGTGCCGCTGCTCTGACGACAACCTCTTAGGAAAATTGACATCGAACTTGATCCTCAGGTTGCCTCTTCTCCCGTTCTCCTTGACGATAGGCATCCCTTCCTTTGCAATCACAAGTTCATAGCCAGGTGTCACCACATCTGTGAGCTTAATCACCAGGTCACGCCCGTCGAGGGTCTTCAGATTGACCGTAGTTCCTGCCAATGCATCCACCAAATCAATCTTCCGGTGGACCAGGAGATCGTTGCTTTCTCTTGTGTACAGATCATGGGGCTTCTCATCGATAACAAAGACGAGATCGGCAGGGAGCTGGTTTGGCTGCTCGTTGCCCTTGTCGGAGAATGTGATCTTCGTTCCCTTCTTCCAGCCAGGCTTTATATCGATTGTTAAAATCTCCGATTCGGTCCCTAGTTGCCTGTTTAAAACCCAGCAGTAAGAGAGCTGAGGTAAGACTGTGTTAATCTGTTCAAATTAGCATTTTTAGTTTATTTATGACCTGAAAATTGAAATACAATATCCTTGTAACTACAAACAAGGGTGTGCTTTTGTAGGTGAAACACGTCTAGCTTCTAATTGTAAGCTGAGTAGTCTCAAAAGTGAAAGATGATGCAAAGCAAGAACCCAGCTACAAAAAATGCTTACCCATTCGGCTTCACAACGTTCCTGGATATCTTCATCTTGCGTGTTGAACCTGCGTATAACTCTTCAAGTGAGCAGGGCAGTTTGGTTTCCACAGGCGGCGGCTTCCGAGCCTGACTCGAACTGGTGCCAACCGATTCATTGTATGATCTGAACTTGTTTTCATTCCCACCCAACCCACCGAAAGTGCCAGCACCTTCTGTCTGGAACCTCATTGACTTCGCTCGCCCCATGTTCTCGAAAGGCTTGCTGCTGCCAAAGAACTCAGCAAACACGTCTTCAGCATTGCGAGGATTGAAACGTTGCTTGGCAGCCCCATTCATGGATGTGGAACCACCACCATCTGCAGAGGCCTTCAGACCTTCCTCGCCATACTGATCATATATCGCCCTCTTCTGGGGATCACTCAAAACCTGAAAGAAGCGAGCATTGTCTGTCAACTTCTCTTTTCAAAAAACTTCCTGTCATATCTGAAGGAGCAGAAATGAGCAGCCATAGAAATTACACACAACGTTATCACTCGAGGCAGGATCGACCACTCGATCAGGATACCACAAAGGTACATATTCAAAACCGACATAACACACAGTTGACACGAATTCGCAAACAAAACAACTAGTAGTACTATTAATCTCTACTAGCCAAAATGTATTTTTCTCTGCAACAAGCACACGAAAATATATCCAAAACGTGCTTGCAATTCAGAGGTAAACCAGTAGCAACTTGTACCAAATACTAATCAGGGCTGTGCCGCAAAAGCTAAAGCTAGGAGGCGCTGCAGTTACATCCAACGTAACTGCAAATTAAAAGAAAATGTTGCGCTGCAATTCCCATACCTCGTAGGCCTCGGAGATCTTCTTGAATTTGGCCTCGGCTTCCTTCTTGACGTCGCCAGGGTTCTTGTCGGGGTGCCACTTCATAGCCAGCCGGCGGTACGACTTCTTGAGGTCCTCCTCCGTGGCGTTCCGGTTCACCTTGAGCACATTGTAGTAGTCCGTCCCCATCTCCAACGCTCATGCCAAGAACAGCAAGAGCAGCAACAGAGCACAAGAGCGGCAACAGAGCACAAGAGCAGCAACAGAACAGCCACCACCTCCCAAATCCCAACGCAATCAAATCCCTTCCTGGATCCACGCGAACCGCTGTCGTATCCTTCACGACGACTTCCCCCTCCGCCGATCCCCAATCTGAATTCCCCAAGAACCGCGTCAGATCAACAATGCCATAGGGACAAGAGGAAAAACCGCCTCCTTTGACCCTGCCTGCCGACCATTCCCCACACAGGGCAGGAAGAGCGAAAAGCCTTGCGTGCACTCTCAAACCGCggcaccagcggcggcggcaacTAATTCAGTGCGGCCGCGTCACACCAAGACGCCGCCTTTCGCCGTGCTCCTGGGCCAATCCGGGCCAATCAAGCTGAGACACCGACCGCGGCGCGCGCGAATACGCGGAGGCGGCAACTTGGCATAAAGCGGTGTGGGAATGGGTCTTCGCGGAAGGGGCCAGGGCAAGACGGCGACGACAATCCGGTGCTGGAGGATGGAGATGGCCGGGGGAAGGAGACAACGGGGGGAGATCTTGGGAGGCGAAGGACGCGGCCGGAAGGGACGTAGACGACAGGGAGAAGGAACAGGGGAGACGCGCTATTATTGGCCCAAATCGGGCTTCCGTTTGCAAAAATAGCTACGCGCCATCGGGGAAACGTATCCCGGGGCGTCCCCGCTGGCACCGACATGTGGGCCCCACGAGACCCACCTGGCTCCTGGGTTTGTTTTGTGTGCGTATTTGAGCATTTCTGGATGATGCTTTGTTTGCTCAGAGACAAGGACATGCGAGAGGCGTGTTTGAAGGGATTCTCTGGAGCAGTTTTTGGCTAGAAATGGTTTCCCCATGTTTCATTTTTAGAATATGTTGATAGGAATTCTTCGTATTTAGTGTCCTCATTAGATAGCAAAAATAGGGCTTCTAGTGTGGTCTGTAGGCAACGTTTTAATTATTGTTCGGTTGAATGTCTTTTTTTTTGGGATTATTTACCCTTCCAAACTAAGGTGCATCGGTTCATTGCCACCATCTATATTGGCATGTATAAATAATCGACTTGAACAAGTAACTCTACAACAAGATTAAATAGGTAAACCCATAAAAAAGATTAAATAATTAAAGATAATAGTGCAACGATGTctttcgccctgttcgcttgagttatgagccgtactttttcagccaacgaacaatatttttctctcataataaatcagccacAGTACTTTCAGTTATGTCTTATTAGCCAAAGCAAAGAGGGCATTTATTAGTACTCCCATGGACAACAAAACTTAGGCAGCAATAATGTGCTTGCCTCCACTCATTAACAAGAGTCAAATCTTCTCTTACTTGCTCATGCATTGAATACTCCATTAGTTTGATTCGATATGATTTGCTTCCATGACAGATTCAGGTTTGCTTTTCACTGCCACAGGAAACCCTGGCACCATAAACGAAAAAGAGAAAAGGT
This DNA window, taken from Miscanthus floridulus cultivar M001 chromosome 13, ASM1932011v1, whole genome shotgun sequence, encodes the following:
- the LOC136500599 gene encoding secretory carrier-associated membrane protein 6-like isoform X3, which codes for MPRNNNPFDEENVNPTAKAAATTTPASVPSRKSWLPAGFGGSGKHSATIDIPLGDPKKKERELLSWEQDLKRREQDIKRREDAMNRAGVTVEVRNWPQFYPIIHHDIASEIPIHAQKLQYTAFASWLGLIACLVWNLFAVLVESIHTDDIVIFLLAVIYAISGCPLSYILWYRPLYRAMRTDSMVAFGQFFVFYSVHVGFCVIAAIAPPIIFRGKTLTECTCISEGIGEEWQ
- the LOC136500599 gene encoding secretory carrier-associated membrane protein 6-like isoform X2, which codes for MPRNNNPFDEENVNPTAKAAATTTPASVPSRKSWLPAGFGGSGKHSATIDIPLGDPKKKERELLSWEQDLKRREQDIKRREDAMNRAGVTVEVRNWPQFYPIIHHDIASEIPIHAQKLQYTAFASWLGLIACLVWNLFAVLVESIHTDDIVIFLLAVIYAISGCPLSYILWYRPLYRAMRTDSMVAFGQFFVFYSVHVGFCVIAAIAPPIIFRGKTLTGVLVAIEVLDGDIFNGRVYMYFRGHR
- the LOC136500599 gene encoding secretory carrier-associated membrane protein 6-like isoform X1, giving the protein MPRNNNPFDEENVNPTAKAAATTTPASVPSRKSWLPAGFGGSGKHSATIDIPLGDPKKKERELLSWEQDLKRREQDIKRREDAMNRAGVTVEVRNWPQFYPIIHHDIASEIPIHAQKLQYTAFASWLGLIACLVWNLFAVLVESIHTDDIVIFLLAVIYAISGCPLSYILWYRPLYRAMRTDSMVAFGQFFVFYSVHVGFCVIAAIAPPIIFRGKTLTGVLVAIEVLDGDIFNGVLYLFGFALFTLESLISIWVLERVYMYFRGHR
- the LOC136501576 gene encoding choline-phosphate cytidylyltransferase 2-like isoform X3; amino-acid sequence: MKPAEDAAVPEATATATATPPPAAAQTVWYDPMSSPQAPAPHQQPAIEAVAETSPSSVSSDARPLRVYADGIYDLFHFGHARALEQAKKSFPNTYLLVGCCSDEITHMYKGKTVMTEDERYESLRHCKWVDEVIPDAPWVINQEFIHKHNIDYVAHDALPYADTSGAANDVYEFVKAIGKFKETKRTEGISTSDIIMRILKDYNQYIMRNLTRGYSRKDLGVSYVKEKQLRVNMGISKLREKVKEHQEKFHSAAKIAGTNPVEWMENADRWIVGFLEKFEEGCHMMETAIKDRIQEGLKRQGRSESNLSGDDSDS
- the LOC136501576 gene encoding choline-phosphate cytidylyltransferase 2-like isoform X1 gives rise to the protein MKPAEDAAVPEATATATATPPPAAAQTVWYDPMSSPQAPAPHQQPAIEAVAETSPSSVSSDARPLRVYADGIYDLFHFGHARALEQAKKSFPNTYLLVGCCSDEITHMYKGKTVMTEDERYESLRHCKWVDEVIPDAPWVINQEFIHKHNIDYVAHDALPYADTSGAANDVYEFVKAIGKFKETKRTEGISTSDIIMRILKDYNQYIMRNLTRGYSRKDLGVSYVKEKQLRVNMGISKLREKVKEHQEKVIKLLCNYFETDLHMIRKTLISNVMHTQFHSAAKIAGTNPVEWMENADRWIVGFLEKFEEGCHMMETAIKDRIQEGLKRQGRSESNLSGDDSDS
- the LOC136501020 gene encoding uncharacterized protein — translated: MGTDYYNVLKVNRNATEEDLKKSYRRLAMKWHPDKNPGDVKKEAEAKFKKISEAYEVLSDPQKRAIYDQYGEEGLKASADGGGSTSMNGAAKQRFNPRNAEDVFAEFFGSSKPFENMGRAKSMRFQTEGAGTFGGLGGNENKFRSYNESVGTSSSQARKPPPVETKLPCSLEELYAGSTRKMKISRNVVKPNGQLGTESEILTIDIKPGWKKGTKITFSDKGNEQPNQLPADLVFVIDEKPHDLYTRESNDLLVHRKIDLVDALAGTTVNLKTLDGRDLVIKLTDVVTPGYELVIAKEGMPIVKENGRRGNLRIKFDVNFPKRLSSEQRHSIRKVLGGQPQQQ
- the LOC136501576 gene encoding choline-phosphate cytidylyltransferase 2-like isoform X2, translating into MKPAEDAAVPEATATATATPPPAAAQTVWYDPMSSPQAPAPHQQPAIEAVAETSPSSVSSDARPLRVYADGIYDLFHFGHARALEQAKKSFPNTYLLVGCCSDEITHMYKGKTVMTEDERYESLRHCKWVDEVIPDAPWVINQEFIHKHNIDYVAHDALPYADTSGAANDVYEFMIVSMQVKAIGKFKETKRTEGISTSDIIMRILKDYNQYIMRNLTRGYSRKDLGVSYVKEKQLRVNMGISKLREKVKEHQEKFHSAAKIAGTNPVEWMENADRWIVGFLEKFEEGCHMMETAIKDRIQEGLKRQGRSESNLSGDDSDS